In Thiovibrio frasassiensis, one DNA window encodes the following:
- a CDS encoding eIF2A-related protein has translation MGFVFLLSCFFLAVGVTPSGATGNPDLLKTIQGAKGDIINGIACSPDGKLVSSAGDGGTVKVWEVNTGKLLYTLGKELQSTDAVAFSPDGKFLAAAVNAGGRRGNAVQVWDLASGQLVQDMREHTQLITDLAFSPDGNRIASVGNDNTLRIWNVRYGTLETTQKETKNNLLALAYSPDGKQIVATENWEGKIEMWDAVNVRLIRSIQGHADWVLCVAYSPDGKEFVTGSRDGSVYVWDGETGTRLRVLRDPELDPVNSVAYTPDGRFVVAATQSRQILSWQKSGGKLFNFYEGHDLSVTSLAFSVSGKNLVSAGLDGTIRVWSTPGQGGPDSLYAQGVKFEAGIDPMEQDLVQAAKLYQQAAENGQVDAMFRLGGMYSQGKGVVRNSDEARKWWALAAEKGHAAARMQLQSGQKIALAVSPPQAKVEEVHSQPEPKTLPPEDKKSKPSVKETPKPELVAKIVPPPPAPKPVAKDKNSLYEEGLRFFKGDGVPKDYGQAHKLFVEAAEMGQAKAQYRLGFMYSLGKGVKKSDHEAVSWWQKAAKQNDADAQYYLGYMYEIGGGVKQDMGEAKKWYQKAAANGNVNAAQSLKMLP, from the coding sequence CCAGGGAGCAAAGGGAGATATCATCAATGGTATTGCCTGTTCTCCGGATGGCAAACTCGTTTCCTCTGCCGGAGATGGGGGGACGGTCAAAGTTTGGGAGGTAAATACGGGCAAGCTCTTATACACCCTGGGCAAGGAGCTGCAAAGCACCGATGCCGTTGCCTTCTCCCCCGATGGGAAATTTCTGGCCGCTGCGGTAAACGCCGGTGGGCGTCGCGGCAATGCCGTGCAGGTCTGGGACCTGGCAAGCGGACAACTTGTGCAGGACATGCGGGAGCACACCCAGCTGATCACGGACTTGGCTTTTTCTCCGGACGGCAATCGCATTGCCTCGGTGGGCAACGATAATACCCTGCGGATCTGGAATGTGCGGTATGGCACCCTGGAGACCACCCAGAAGGAAACCAAGAATAATCTCCTGGCCCTTGCCTATTCTCCGGACGGCAAACAGATTGTCGCCACCGAGAATTGGGAAGGGAAGATCGAGATGTGGGATGCGGTCAATGTCCGCTTGATCCGCTCGATCCAAGGACATGCCGACTGGGTGCTGTGCGTCGCCTATTCCCCCGACGGCAAGGAATTTGTCACCGGCAGCCGGGATGGCTCGGTGTATGTTTGGGACGGCGAGACCGGGACGCGCTTGCGCGTGTTGCGGGATCCGGAACTGGACCCGGTGAACAGCGTGGCTTATACCCCTGATGGACGTTTTGTTGTGGCTGCTACTCAAAGCAGGCAGATCTTGTCCTGGCAGAAAAGCGGGGGCAAGCTCTTCAACTTTTATGAAGGGCACGATCTTTCCGTGACCTCGCTGGCTTTTTCCGTTTCCGGAAAAAATCTGGTTTCCGCAGGTTTGGATGGTACGATTCGGGTCTGGAGCACCCCCGGTCAGGGCGGACCGGATTCTTTGTATGCTCAGGGGGTGAAATTTGAGGCAGGGATAGATCCCATGGAGCAAGATCTGGTTCAAGCCGCCAAGCTCTATCAGCAAGCAGCGGAAAATGGCCAGGTTGATGCCATGTTCCGGCTAGGCGGGATGTACAGTCAGGGCAAGGGCGTTGTCCGAAATTCGGATGAGGCCAGGAAATGGTGGGCTCTTGCGGCGGAAAAGGGGCATGCCGCAGCCAGGATGCAGTTGCAGTCCGGCCAGAAGATCGCCTTGGCGGTTTCGCCGCCTCAGGCAAAGGTTGAAGAGGTGCACAGCCAACCGGAGCCCAAGACCTTGCCGCCTGAGGATAAAAAGAGCAAGCCATCAGTGAAGGAGACGCCAAAGCCGGAGCTGGTTGCCAAGATTGTACCTCCCCCGCCCGCGCCTAAACCGGTTGCCAAGGATAAAAACAGCCTGTACGAGGAAGGGTTGCGGTTTTTCAAAGGCGACGGGGTGCCTAAGGATTATGGTCAGGCCCATAAGCTCTTTGTCGAGGCTGCGGAGATGGGCCAGGCCAAGGCGCAGTACCGGCTGGGTTTCATGTACAGCCTTGGCAAGGGCGTGAAGAAGAGTGACCATGAAGCGGTGAGTTGGTGGCAGAAGGCAGCCAAGCAGAATGATGCGGACGCCCAGTATTATCTTGGCTACATGTATGAGATCGGCGGCGGGGTGAAGCAGGATATGGGCGAGGCCAAGAAGTGGTATCAGAAGGCGGCTGCCAACGGCAATGTCAATGCCGCCCAAAGTTTAAAGATGCTGCCCTGA
- a CDS encoding peptidylprolyl isomerase translates to MSDLTATMTTSKGTITLKLFADKTPVTVANFANLARRGFYNGLKFHRVIPDFMVQGGCPKGTGTAGPGYDFEDEFDASLGHTKPGILSMANAGPGTNGSQFFITHVACPWLDGKHTVFGEVASDKDQEVIDSIKQGDTITTVTIEGDVADLFEKTKEKLKAWNLAISMRFPQLPPAE, encoded by the coding sequence ATGAGCGATTTGACCGCCACAATGACAACGAGCAAGGGCACCATCACCCTGAAGCTGTTCGCCGATAAAACCCCCGTAACCGTGGCAAACTTTGCCAATCTTGCCCGGCGCGGCTTTTACAACGGCCTCAAATTCCACCGGGTCATCCCTGATTTCATGGTGCAGGGCGGCTGCCCCAAGGGCACCGGCACCGCTGGCCCGGGTTATGATTTTGAAGACGAATTCGACGCAAGCCTCGGTCACACCAAGCCGGGCATTCTCTCCATGGCCAACGCCGGCCCGGGCACCAATGGCAGCCAGTTCTTCATCACCCATGTCGCCTGCCCCTGGCTGGACGGCAAACACACGGTTTTCGGTGAAGTCGCCAGCGACAAGGACCAGGAAGTAATCGACAGCATCAAACAGGGAGACACCATTACCACGGTAACCATCGAAGGGGATGTGGCCGACCTTTTTGAAAAGACCAAGGAGAAGCTCAAGGCCTGGAATCTCGCGATCAGCATGCGGTTTCCCCAACTTCCTCCGGCGGAATAA
- the leuB gene encoding 3-isopropylmalate dehydrogenase: protein MKKIAILAGDGIGPEVMQEAIKVLDAVQEKFGFSLSYEHADVGGCAIDHHGEALPASTLALCEASDAILFGSVGGPKWESLPPAQQPERAALLPLRKHFELFCNFRPAKIFKSLAASSPLRADIVGEGFDILCVRELTGDIYFGQPKGREGSGADEKAFDTMVYHRWEIERIARRAFEAARLRRKIVTSVDKANVLTTMVLWREVVIEIAKEYPDVSLNHIYVDNATMQLVKNPHQFDVMLCGNMFGDIISDECAMITGSMGLLASASLNEKGFGLYEPAGGSAPDIAGKGIANPIAQILSAAMMLRFSLDQTAAADAIEKAVAAVLDKGVLTPDIAVDQSKAIGTAAMGDAIVRELQQ, encoded by the coding sequence ATGAAAAAGATAGCAATATTGGCCGGTGACGGCATCGGCCCGGAAGTGATGCAGGAAGCGATCAAGGTTCTGGACGCGGTCCAGGAGAAATTCGGGTTCAGCCTCTCTTATGAGCATGCGGATGTGGGCGGCTGCGCCATCGACCACCACGGTGAGGCGTTGCCCGCTTCGACCCTCGCCCTGTGCGAGGCCAGCGATGCCATCCTCTTTGGTTCGGTGGGCGGCCCCAAGTGGGAATCGCTGCCTCCGGCCCAGCAGCCGGAACGCGCCGCCCTCTTGCCGCTTCGGAAACATTTTGAGCTCTTCTGCAACTTCCGCCCGGCCAAGATCTTCAAATCCCTGGCCGCATCCAGCCCCCTGCGGGCCGATATCGTGGGAGAGGGTTTTGATATCCTCTGTGTGCGCGAACTCACCGGCGACATCTATTTCGGCCAGCCCAAGGGCAGGGAAGGTTCCGGGGCCGACGAAAAGGCCTTCGACACCATGGTCTACCACCGCTGGGAGATCGAGCGCATCGCGCGCCGCGCCTTTGAGGCCGCCCGGTTACGCCGCAAAATCGTCACCTCGGTGGATAAGGCCAACGTTCTTACCACCATGGTGCTCTGGCGGGAGGTCGTCATCGAGATCGCCAAGGAATACCCCGATGTCAGCCTGAACCATATCTACGTGGACAATGCCACCATGCAGCTGGTCAAAAATCCCCACCAGTTCGACGTCATGCTCTGCGGCAACATGTTCGGCGACATCATCTCCGACGAATGCGCCATGATCACCGGCTCCATGGGGCTGTTGGCCTCGGCCAGCCTCAACGAAAAGGGCTTTGGCCTCTATGAGCCCGCAGGCGGCTCCGCCCCGGATATTGCCGGCAAGGGCATCGCCAACCCCATTGCCCAGATCCTCTCCGCGGCAATGATGCTGCGTTTCAGCCTGGATCAGACCGCTGCCGCGGACGCCATTGAAAAAGCGGTCGCCGCAGTACTCGACAAGGGCGTGCTGACCCCGGACATTGCCGTGGATCAGAGCAAGGCCATCGGTACGGCAGCCATGGGCGACGCCATTGTCAGAGAGTTACAGCAGTAA
- a CDS encoding QcrA and Rieske domain-containing protein, whose product MGHIPTDDLLNRRRFLSDSGRLLVMLSSFTTLVCACTGEKKEEKILADLVLEENKLVLDLKDNRFRALNTIGNGLKLEITRNEKPLLVTRVSKTQVAAFSSLCSHAGYEVMAPEHGVLVCASGHGGSFDLEGRVLTGPPRSNLHSYPTQLIDNRVLISLFL is encoded by the coding sequence ATGGGGCATATACCGACGGACGATTTGTTGAACCGGAGGAGATTTCTCTCCGACTCCGGGAGACTGCTGGTTATGCTCTCCTCCTTCACCACCTTGGTCTGCGCCTGCACCGGGGAGAAAAAGGAGGAAAAGATTCTTGCCGATCTGGTGCTTGAAGAGAACAAACTTGTGCTTGATCTCAAAGATAACCGTTTCCGTGCCCTCAACACCATTGGCAACGGCCTGAAGCTTGAGATTACCCGAAACGAAAAGCCGCTTCTCGTCACCAGGGTTTCAAAGACACAGGTCGCAGCCTTTTCCTCGCTATGCTCCCATGCCGGATACGAAGTTATGGCCCCGGAACATGGGGTTCTGGTTTGCGCAAGCGGGCACGGCGGCTCCTTTGACTTGGAGGGAAGGGTGCTGACAGGCCCACCCCGGAGCAATCTGCACAGTTATCCGACCCAGCTAATCGACAACCGGGTGCTGATCTCCTTGTTTCTCTGA
- a CDS encoding helix-turn-helix transcriptional regulator — protein sequence MDSAKPLAGGIPMVNIDGARIRRIREEKGLTQLYVATVVGVTTDTISRWENRRYPNIKKENAVKLAEALEIQLAEIIDHGQPAAPAEPPPQSFTPAPQEEAPLHTTPPEPKPALEPAAAAAEPRKPRFAPRPTIILLGAFALLALGGITLFWWYSANDGENQVEAFRILPTHATPGLSFPVLIEVTTTASRPFSLILKETLPPDCIPTQGKPQFASQESAPPVLKWIGKISGERAVYSYLAKLRPETKMESAHQFTGGVTVRSDDNPSIPLSGNDSLQATPFHWADSNSDGRIDDEELLTVYETYGGIDGLQFGRKLIEEIWTAKGYRWNPETRSYEILQ from the coding sequence ATGGATTCAGCAAAGCCTCTGGCCGGCGGCATCCCCATGGTCAACATAGACGGCGCCAGAATTCGCCGGATCAGGGAAGAAAAAGGGCTGACCCAGCTCTATGTCGCCACGGTGGTTGGAGTCACCACCGATACTATTTCCCGATGGGAAAACCGCCGCTATCCCAACATCAAGAAAGAAAACGCCGTCAAACTGGCCGAGGCTCTGGAAATCCAGCTGGCGGAGATTATTGACCACGGGCAACCCGCAGCCCCGGCAGAGCCGCCGCCTCAGAGTTTTACCCCTGCCCCGCAGGAAGAAGCCCCTCTACACACCACCCCCCCGGAGCCCAAGCCTGCCCTTGAACCAGCGGCAGCAGCAGCCGAACCGCGCAAGCCCCGCTTTGCCCCGCGTCCAACCATCATCCTGCTTGGTGCCTTTGCCCTGCTCGCTCTTGGCGGGATCACCCTGTTCTGGTGGTACAGCGCAAACGATGGAGAAAACCAGGTTGAGGCCTTTAGAATCCTGCCCACGCACGCAACCCCCGGTCTTTCCTTTCCGGTGCTCATTGAGGTAACAACCACTGCATCACGTCCGTTTTCCCTGATCCTCAAAGAAACCCTACCCCCGGATTGCATTCCGACCCAGGGCAAACCCCAATTTGCCTCCCAGGAAAGCGCTCCCCCGGTTCTCAAGTGGATCGGCAAGATCTCCGGCGAGCGTGCGGTGTACAGCTATCTCGCCAAGCTCCGGCCCGAAACAAAGATGGAATCCGCCCATCAATTCACGGGTGGGGTTACGGTCCGCTCCGACGACAACCCAAGCATCCCCTTATCCGGCAATGACTCCCTGCAGGCAACCCCGTTCCATTGGGCAGACAGCAACAGCGATGGCCGCATCGACGATGAAGAGCTGCTTACCGTGTACGAAACCTACGGTGGCATTGACGGGCTGCAGTTCGGCAGAAAACTGATCGAGGAAATCTGGACGGCCAAGGGGTATCGCTGGAATCCGGAAACGCGCAGCTACGAGATTCTCCAGTAA
- a CDS encoding Crp/Fnr family transcriptional regulator, with protein MHESPYLEGRGFLVDKLLRLPFLGSLSEKYIKQILRLSKIRTFEHGEIITPEGAYDPWVYILFSGGVRIVKKGKEIARIEEIGAAFGELAAIDGKARSASVEAIGATVCLAIDASFMNEATEPLEQALFVSVLYRLFAEVIAQRLRDSNVELIRLRSELDRLQRSQR; from the coding sequence ATGCATGAATCGCCATACTTGGAAGGCCGCGGTTTTCTTGTAGACAAGCTGCTTCGCCTCCCTTTTCTCGGCTCGTTAAGCGAAAAATATATCAAACAGATCCTGCGCCTCAGCAAGATCCGCACCTTTGAGCACGGCGAAATCATCACCCCGGAAGGGGCTTATGACCCCTGGGTCTACATCCTTTTTTCCGGGGGGGTGCGGATTGTCAAAAAAGGCAAGGAGATCGCCAGAATCGAAGAGATCGGCGCTGCTTTCGGAGAGCTTGCCGCCATCGACGGCAAGGCCCGCTCCGCCTCCGTTGAAGCCATCGGCGCCACGGTCTGCCTGGCCATCGATGCCTCCTTCATGAACGAAGCCACCGAACCCTTGGAACAGGCGCTTTTTGTTTCCGTCCTCTACCGCCTCTTCGCCGAGGTGATCGCCCAACGGTTGCGCGATTCAAACGTGGAGCTGATCAGGCTGCGCTCCGAACTCGACCGCTTGCAGCGAAGCCAGAGGTAG
- a CDS encoding YgiQ family radical SAM protein produces MHEKTGHFLPASRAEMAARGWKYVDVVLVTGDAYVDHPSFGVALIGRLLEANGYRVAILSQPRHHIADDFRQFGAPRLFFGITAGNLDSIVANYSGNAKVRDRDDYSPGGNPYFGAQAEKKMRRRPDRATILYSNLAQAAYLDVPVILGGIEASLRRFVHYDYQQQRLRGSVLTDAKADLLIYGMGERAVLEAAARLTRGEGLAGIAGTCERLTEKEMAARGIATSMVLPSWAEIRADLPLFLEAELTVDRLARSYGKEILLQYQQAAWVVQHPPAAPLSTEELDGLYCLPFSRKPHPASGDVPACRMIKDSITIVRGCCGNCSFCAISRHQGPKIISRSRDSVVEEAHRLAGQQDFSGTISDLGGPTANLYGTSCASPQPCKRHDCLYPKVCRFMKIDEQAMLSLLEAVSGCGGIKHLFVSSGLRMELLTQTPQLLRKLLLHHTPGVMKIAPEHTEDKVLQLMHKPGAAVLEEFLALCREIGGKEGRKFHFTPYLIASHPGCTVADMEKMASRLTALGLAPRQFQDFTPTPGTISTAMYVTELDSVNRNPLFVAKKDGERRAQRLALDAQAGGAEAAGRKGKSQGAGGVRKGAVRSRSEKLVEQRQGKKGKNNSQANQGRGKLRRKTGHDG; encoded by the coding sequence GTGCATGAAAAAACAGGACATTTTTTGCCCGCCTCCCGCGCGGAGATGGCAGCACGGGGCTGGAAATACGTTGATGTGGTGCTGGTCACCGGGGATGCCTATGTCGATCATCCTTCCTTTGGCGTGGCCCTGATCGGCCGTCTGCTCGAGGCCAACGGTTACCGGGTGGCCATCCTTTCCCAACCCCGCCATCATATTGCTGATGATTTTCGCCAGTTTGGCGCCCCTCGCCTGTTTTTCGGGATTACCGCGGGTAATCTGGACTCCATTGTCGCCAATTACAGCGGCAACGCCAAGGTCCGTGACCGTGACGACTATTCGCCCGGCGGCAATCCTTATTTCGGCGCTCAGGCGGAAAAAAAGATGCGGCGGCGGCCGGATCGCGCCACCATCCTCTACAGCAATCTCGCCCAGGCCGCCTACCTGGATGTTCCGGTTATTCTGGGGGGGATCGAGGCATCCCTGCGTCGGTTTGTGCATTATGATTACCAGCAGCAGCGGCTCCGCGGCTCGGTGCTGACCGATGCCAAGGCGGATCTTTTGATCTATGGCATGGGTGAGCGGGCGGTGCTGGAAGCGGCGGCCCGGCTTACTCGGGGCGAGGGGTTGGCTGGAATCGCCGGGACCTGTGAACGACTGACGGAAAAAGAGATGGCCGCGCGTGGTATTGCAACGTCCATGGTTTTGCCATCCTGGGCGGAAATCCGCGCGGACCTGCCCCTGTTTCTTGAGGCGGAACTCACCGTAGACCGGCTGGCCAGGTCGTACGGCAAGGAGATTTTGCTACAGTATCAGCAGGCAGCCTGGGTAGTGCAGCATCCACCGGCCGCTCCTCTGAGCACGGAAGAACTCGATGGGCTGTACTGTCTCCCTTTTTCCCGCAAGCCACACCCCGCCTCCGGCGATGTCCCCGCCTGTCGGATGATCAAGGATTCGATCACCATCGTCCGCGGCTGCTGCGGCAATTGTTCTTTTTGTGCCATCTCCAGGCACCAAGGACCTAAGATCATCAGCCGGAGCCGAGATTCCGTAGTAGAGGAGGCGCACCGGCTGGCCGGGCAGCAGGATTTTTCCGGCACCATCAGCGACCTTGGCGGCCCCACCGCCAACCTATACGGGACGAGTTGCGCTAGTCCCCAACCGTGCAAACGCCATGATTGCCTCTATCCCAAAGTCTGCCGATTTATGAAGATCGACGAGCAGGCAATGCTTTCCCTGCTCGAGGCGGTCTCAGGGTGTGGTGGGATCAAACATCTCTTCGTTTCTTCCGGTCTGCGCATGGAGTTGTTGACTCAAACGCCGCAGCTCTTGCGGAAACTACTGCTGCACCATACTCCCGGGGTGATGAAGATTGCGCCGGAACACACCGAGGACAAGGTGTTGCAGCTCATGCATAAGCCCGGGGCGGCGGTGCTTGAGGAATTTCTCGCCCTCTGCCGGGAGATTGGCGGAAAGGAAGGGCGGAAATTTCATTTCACCCCCTATCTGATAGCCTCGCATCCTGGCTGCACCGTTGCCGATATGGAAAAGATGGCTTCGCGCCTCACCGCCCTCGGTCTCGCCCCCCGCCAGTTTCAGGATTTTACCCCCACCCCGGGAACGATCTCCACTGCCATGTATGTTACGGAACTGGATAGCGTGAATCGAAACCCTCTTTTTGTGGCCAAAAAGGACGGCGAACGGCGTGCTCAGCGTCTGGCCTTGGACGCCCAGGCGGGAGGGGCTGAGGCGGCGGGGCGAAAAGGCAAGAGCCAAGGGGCGGGAGGGGTGCGGAAAGGAGCGGTCCGCAGCCGCTCAGAGAAGTTGGTAGAGCAGCGGCAAGGTAAGAAAGGAAAAAATAATTCCCAGGCCAATCAGGGCCGCGGTAAGCTTCGGAGAAAGACCGGCCATGATGGCTAA
- a CDS encoding AEC family transporter, translated as MENFILTISFLLMGMGLRRLPNFPKETPQVLNLFAITLSLPALILLKVPQLAFSTDILVPVLMPWAMLTISALMILLLAKRFSWEKEVVGVLLLLIPLGNTSFFGIPMVQAFFGDTGIPYAVLYDQLGSFVALATYGTIVLAFYGSGGKPTPTSVLTRVISFPPFIALLLALACRGILFPQPLLTLLNALATTLVPVVMVAIGFQLTLRLTPDTLKPLGIGLVIKLAVAPLLALLLCRILGLNTLAAQVAIFEAGMPPMVSAGALAIMAGLSPKLTAALIGLGIIFSFLTLPLLYQLL; from the coding sequence ATGGAAAATTTCATCCTCACCATCTCCTTTCTCCTCATGGGCATGGGCTTGCGTCGACTGCCCAATTTCCCCAAAGAAACCCCGCAGGTCCTCAACCTGTTTGCCATAACCCTTTCCTTGCCGGCCCTCATCCTGCTCAAGGTACCCCAGCTGGCCTTTTCCACGGACATTCTGGTGCCGGTGCTCATGCCTTGGGCCATGCTCACGATTTCCGCCCTGATGATCCTGCTCCTGGCCAAGCGCTTCTCCTGGGAAAAAGAGGTGGTCGGCGTCCTCCTGCTCCTGATTCCCCTGGGCAATACTTCCTTTTTCGGCATCCCCATGGTGCAGGCATTTTTCGGAGACACGGGCATCCCCTACGCTGTCCTCTATGACCAGCTTGGCTCCTTTGTCGCCCTGGCCACCTATGGCACCATCGTCCTTGCCTTCTATGGCAGCGGGGGCAAACCGACGCCGACCTCGGTGCTCACCAGGGTTATCAGCTTTCCCCCCTTCATCGCCTTGCTTCTCGCCCTGGCCTGTCGGGGGATACTCTTTCCCCAGCCATTGCTAACCCTGCTCAATGCCCTGGCCACAACCCTTGTCCCGGTGGTCATGGTCGCCATTGGTTTTCAGCTTACCCTGCGCCTCACTCCCGACACGCTCAAGCCTCTGGGCATTGGGCTGGTTATCAAGCTGGCCGTTGCTCCGCTGCTTGCCCTGCTCTTATGCCGCATTCTTGGCCTCAACACCCTGGCCGCTCAGGTGGCCATCTTCGAAGCAGGGATGCCGCCCATGGTTTCCGCCGGGGCCTTAGCCATCATGGCCGGTCTTTCTCCGAAGCTTACCGCGGCCCTGATTGGCCTGGGAATTATTTTTTCCTTTCTTACCTTGCCGCTGCTCTACCAACTTCTCTGA
- a CDS encoding P-II family nitrogen regulator, with protein MENVNPNLITCIVQRGEADRVVQAAMQAGAQGATVYYGRGTGIREKLGFAGMFIKPEKEIILLITKNEQTDAVFDAVVKAAGLEQKGQGFAFLHKLDRAIGFVSK; from the coding sequence ATGGAAAATGTGAATCCGAACCTGATAACCTGTATCGTCCAGCGCGGCGAAGCCGACCGGGTGGTGCAGGCGGCTATGCAAGCCGGTGCGCAAGGGGCGACGGTGTATTATGGCCGGGGTACCGGCATCCGGGAAAAGCTTGGTTTTGCCGGGATGTTCATCAAGCCGGAAAAAGAGATCATTCTGCTCATTACCAAGAATGAACAGACCGATGCGGTGTTTGATGCAGTGGTCAAGGCGGCCGGACTTGAGCAAAAAGGGCAGGGCTTCGCCTTTCTTCATAAACTTGACCGGGCCATCGGTTTTGTGAGCAAATGA